The following proteins are co-located in the Manihot esculenta cultivar AM560-2 chromosome 9, M.esculenta_v8, whole genome shotgun sequence genome:
- the LOC110622431 gene encoding kinesin-like protein KIN-5C has translation MSIRHEKEKGVNVQVLLRCRPFSDEELRNNAPQVVTCNEYQREVAVSQSIAGKHIDRVFTFDKVFGPSSQQKDLYEQAMVPIVNEVLEGFNCTIFAYGQTGTGKTYTMEGECKRSKSGPNGELPPEAGVIPRAVKQIFDTLESQNAEYSVKVTFLELYNEEITDLLAPDEISKVALEEKQKKQLPLMEDGKGGVLVRGLEEEIVTSASEIFTLLERGSAKRRTAETLLNKQSSRSHSLFSITIHIKEATPEGEELIKCGKLNLVDLAGSENISRSGAREGRAREAGEINKSLLTLGRVINALVEHLGHVPYRDSKLTRLLRDSLGGRTKTCIIATVSPAVHCLEETLSTLDYAHRAKNIRNKPEVNQKMMKSTLIKDLYGEIERLKTEVYAAREKNGVYIPKERYYQEESERKAMADQIEQMGVTIESNQKKLEELQEKYNAQVQQCCNLTRKLNATEKNLNQTCKLLSSTEEELKKCRYALKERDFVISEQRKAENALAQQACVLRSDLEKALQDNFSLFQKIGREDKLNADNRALVTNFQKELSQQVGSLQNLVASSMLKQDEHLQCVEKLCHSFQDIHNKAVKDMKKKLKASRALYISHIEAMQNVVRLHKASSIAGLEEISSSASSNAGSIEEYLASEAVKATSIFDDIRSTVATHQGDMALFARELRQKFHVTGERMKAVSDFMNGFLQKLLQQSQGLQNDAAQADENHLKSITDFQKAYEEQSKSDAKKLFADISNLVSNHIQRQKELVDSRLLVLRETAIGNKANLDMHASSMECITTDGKRKWEEFSMHAENDAKDCADYSAVKHCRMELLFQQCLTTTESAFEHWKKTCDSVNEMGSKHVSTLLSLTRSASDSIEQHDAEVGSARVAAEQDVARNSDDLLKHIENVSEQEQESVSGILGVVKAHGGTLELFRDDLSGQSTAIEGKAKETFQQQYMDYEPTGTTPVRCEPDIPSKGTIESLRAMPIENLLEEFRENNSYESFEVKEVKPSLIPRSPLLQLN, from the exons ATGTCTATTCGCCACGAGAAAGAGAAAGGCGTTAATGTTCAAGTTCTTCTTCGTTGCAG ACCATTTAGTGATGAGGAGTTGAGGAACAACGCTCCTCAGGTTGTAACTTGCAATGAGTACCAGAGGGAAGTTGCTGTTTCGCAGAGTATAGCTGGGAAGCATATAGATAGAGTATTCACTTTTGACAAG GTTTTTGGTCCTTCTTCTCAGCAAAAGGATCTTTATGAACAAGCTATGGTGCCAATTGTAAATGAAGTTTTAGAAGGCTTCAACTGTACAATTTTTGCATATGGTCAAACTGGTACAGGTAAAACATACACAATGGAAGGGGAATGCAAAAGGTCGAAG AGTGGGCCTAATGGAGAATTGCCTCCAGAAGCAGGGGTCATACCCAGAGCTGTTAAGCAAATATTTGATACTCTCGAAAGTCAGAATGCCGAATACAGTGTGAAGGTTACTTTCTTAGAATTGTACAACGAGGAGATCACGGATTTGCTAGCACCGGATGAAATTTCTAAAGTTGCTTTAGAGGAGAAGCAAAAGAAGCAGTTGCCTCTGATGGAGGACGGGAAAGGTGGAGTTCTTGTAAGAGGTTTGGAGGAGGAAATAGTAACAAGTGCAAGTGAGATATTTACTCTTCTTGAAAGGGGTTCTGCAAAACGTCGCACTGCGGAAACTTTGTTAAACAAGCAATCAAG TCGGTCGCATTCCCTTTTTTCCATTACAATACATATCAAGGAAGCAACTCCTGAAGGGGAAGAACTAATCAAATGTGGGAAGTTGAATTTGGTCGATCTAGCTGGTTCTGAAAATATCTCTCGTTCTGGTGCTCGGGAG GGCCGTGCTAGAGAAGCTGGTGAAATCAACAAGAGTTTACTCACTTTAGGTCGCGTTATTAATGCTCTTGTGGAGCATCTTGGGCATGTTCCATACAG GGACAGCAAGCTCACTAGGTTACTTCGTGATTCACTGGGGGGAAGAACGAAAACGTGCATTATAGCAACAGTTTCACCAGCTGTCCATTGTCTAGAAGAAACCTTGAGTACTCTGGATTATGCACACAGGGCCAAGAATATAAGAAATAAGCCAGAG GTGAACCAAAAAATGATGAAATCAACTCTTATTAAGGATCTCTATGGGGAGATTGAAAGGCTCAAGACAG AGGTGTATGCTGCACGCGAAAAAAATGGAGTTTATATCCCAAAGGAGCGATACTATCAGGAGGAGAGCGAAAGGAAG GCCATGGCTGATCAGATAGAACAAATGGGAGTTACTATAGAGAGCAATCAGAAG AAACTGGAGGAGTTGCAGGAAAAATATAATGCCCAAGTTCAACAATGTTGTAACTTGACTAGAAAACTTAACGCCACCGAG AAAAACTTGAATCAAACCTGCAAATTGCTCAGCAGTACTGAGGAAGAACTGAAGAAGTGTCGTTATGCTTTGAAGGAGAGGGATTTTGTCATATCTGAACAGAGAAAAGCAG AGAATGCTCTGGCTCAACAAGCATGCGTTTTACGGTCTGACTTGGAGAAAGCTCTTCAAGATAATTTTTCTTTGTTCCAAAAGATTG GAAGAGAAGATAAGCTGAATGCTGATAATAGAGCACTAGTGACCAATTTCCAAAAGGAGCTCTCCCAACAAGTTGgttcccttcaaaacttggtggcTTCATCAATGTTGAAGCAAGATGAACATCTTCAGTGCGTTGAGAAACTTTGTCATTCTTTCCAAGACATTCATAATAAG GCGGTGAAGGATATGAAGAAGAAATTGAAAGCTTCAAGGGCTTTGTATATTTCCCACATTGAGGCAATGCAAAATGTTGTGCGATTGCACAAGGCTAGCTCTATCGCTGGCTTAGAGGAAATTTCATCCTCGGCTTCTTCTAATGCAGGTTCCATTGAAGAA TATCTCGCGTCGGAGGCTGTCAAGGCAACATCAATATTTGATGATATTCGGAGTACGGTCGCAACCCACCAGGGAGACATGGCTCTTTTTGCTAGGGAACTGCGTCAG AAATTCCATGTCACTGGTGAGCGAATGAAGGCGGTTTCTGACTTCATGAATGGATTTCTACAAAAGCTTTTGCAACAATCCCAAGGGCTTCAGAATGATGCAGCACAAGCTGATGAAAATCATTTGAAATCCATAACTGATTTTCAGAAGGCTTATGAG GAGCAATCAAAATCTGATGCCAAGAAGCTTTTTGCTGATATCAGCAATCTGGTGTCTAATCACATTCAGCGTCAAAAAGAGCTG GTGGACTCAAGGCTCCTTGTTCTTAGAGAAACTGCTATTGGAAACAAGGCAAATTTGGATATGCATGCTTCTTCTATGGAGTGCATAACAACAGATGGAAAACGAAAATGGGAGGAATTTTCTATGCACGCAGAGAATGATGCTAAGGATTGTGCAGATTACTCTGCTGTGAAACATTGTCGTATGGAATTACTCTTTCAGCAGTG TTTAACCACTACAGAATCAGCTTTCGAGCACTGGAAAAAGACTTGTGACTCGGTGAATGAAATGGGCAGTAAACATGTTTCAACGTTGTTGTCACTTACCAG AAGTGCGTCTGATAGCATTGAACAACACGATGCTGAGGTTGGCTCTGCAAGAGTTGCAGCTGAACAAGATGTTGCAAGGAATAGTGATGATCTCCTTAAGCATATTGAAA ATGTATCAGAACAGGAGCAAGAATCTGTATCTGGAATCTTGGGAGTTGTCAAAGCTCATGGAGGTACACTCGAGCTCTTCAGGGACGATCTTTCAGGGCAATCGACAGCAATTGAGGGCAAAGCAAAGGAAACATTTCAGCAGCAATATATG GATTATGAGCCGACGGGCACAACACCAGTGAGATGTGAGCCAGACATTCCCAGCAAGGGTACGATTGAATCACTTCGAGCAATGCCAATAGAAAATCTTCTTGAGGAATTCCGAGAAAATAATTCTTACGAATCATTTGAGGTGAAGGAAGTGAAGCCATCTTTAATACCACGGTCGCCCCTTTTACAACTTAACTAA
- the LOC110621865 gene encoding auxin-responsive protein SAUR22 translates to MLGKKMVSFKKLAKKVKVIARGGCDDESSQQECLLREFADGTSALTKTPTGFFAVYVGDEMERFVVPTSFLNHPLFKMLLEKSYNEFGFQQRNKLLVPCSVSTFQEVVNAVQCCNGRFDFGNLVEEFI, encoded by the coding sequence ATGCTAGGGAAAAAGATGGTTTCTTTCAAGAAACTTGCCAAGAAAGTGAAGGTTATAGCAAGAGGTGGTTGTGATGATGAATCATCACAGCAAGAATGTTTGCTTAGAGAATTTGCTGATGGTACCTCAGCTTTAACAAAAACTCCAACTGGGTTTTTTGCTGTATATGTAGGAGATGAAATGGAAAGGTTTGTGGTTCCAACTAGCTTCCTCAATCATCCACTCTTCAAGATGCTGCTGGAGAAGTCTTACAATGAGTTTGGCTTTCAACAAAGGAATAAGCTTTTGGTTCCATGCAGTGTCTCAACTTTTCAAGAAGTTGTAAATGCTGTTCAATGCTGCAATGGGAGGTTTGATTTTGGAAACTTGGTTGAGGAGttcatatag
- the LOC110622096 gene encoding probable small nuclear ribonucleoprotein G, producing the protein MSRSGQPPDLKKYMDKKLQIKLNANRMVVGTLRGFDQFMNLVVDNTVEVNGDEKNDIGMVVIRGNSVVTVEALEPVNRAM; encoded by the exons ATGAGCAGATCCGGCCAGCCTCCAGATCTCAAGAA GTACATGGACAAGAAGCTTCAAA TCAAGCTGAATGCAAATAGGATGGTAGTTGGAACACTTCGTGGATTTGATCAATTCATGAATTTGGTGGTTGACAACACTGTGGAGGTGAATGGTGATGAGAAAAATGACATAGGCATGGTG GTAATCAGAGGAAATAGTGTTGTTACTGTTGAAGCTCTAGAGCCTGTAAACAGAGCAATGTGA